One part of the Drosophila teissieri strain GT53w chromosome 3R, Prin_Dtei_1.1, whole genome shotgun sequence genome encodes these proteins:
- the LOC122621658 gene encoding greglin, with amino-acid sequence SDFRAIRSDPSIAAQTQPGCPDICPAIYSPVCVEALINGKLVRCLFSNSCQLGVSTCRHGINWCKQNEEKCKRSSPTCSQYR; translated from the exons TCGGACTTTAGAGCCATTCGAAGTGATCCCAGC ATAGCGGCACAAACCCAGCCGGGATGTCCTGATATCTGTCCTGCAATTTACAGCCCTGTCTGTGTAGAAGCCTtgataaatggaaaattggtTCGATGCTTATTCAGCAATAGCTGCCAACTAGGTGTCAGCACCTGTCGTCATGGAATAA ATTGGTGCAAacaaaatgaagaaaaatgtaaaagaagtTCTCCCACTTGCAGTCAATACCGctaa
- the LOC122621241 gene encoding uncharacterized protein LOC122621241 isoform X2 yields MFVNLPLLFVILGGIIHLNEAQTTDCSNTCMFRARCTPYHKDLVWSVVDRVCRVFQNGCIFANENCMRANRCLPPMVATTKEECTKEIFCPRWCSRGAPPVCAWFPYTDSNGNTGGRDMTFGSRCLLDMYACRHAEAYVNEPRIGSCT; encoded by the exons ATGTTCGTCAACCTCCCCTTACTTTTCGTTATTCTTGGTGGTATTATTCATCTCAATGAAGCTCAGACAACAGATTGCTCGAATACGTGTATGTTTCGAGCAAGATGCACTCCCTACCATAAGGATCTGGTCTGGTCAGTAGTGGATCGCGTTTGTCGCGTCTTTCAGAACGGTTGCATCTTTGCCAATGAAAATTGTATGAGAGCCAATCGCTGCTTGCCAC CCATGGTAGCCACTACAAAGGAGGAGTGTACGAAGGAGATCTTCTGTCCAAGGTGGTGTTCTCGAGGAGCACCGCCGGTCTGTGCATGGTTTCCCTATACAGACAGTAATGGGAATACCGGCGGTCGAGACATGACATTCGGAAGTCGCTGTCTACTAGATATGTACGCCTGCCGTCATGCAGAAG CCTATGTCAACGAACCACGGATTGGATCATGCACATAA
- the LOC122621388 gene encoding cathepsin D — MLRVWFFLLAGLSLVFATRKILRVPLYVRRSFNGSEVFLAKNSTKGSETLQLLLQSHNNMEYYGTISMGNPRQNFSVIFDTGSSNTWLPSVNCPMSNSACQNHRKYNSSGSSSYIPDGRNFTLRYGSGRVVGYLSKDTMHIAGAELPSLTFGESLFLQHFAFSAVKFDGLVGLGLGVLSWTNTTPFLELLCANRLVEKCVFSVYLRRDPREIVFGGFDETKFEGKLHYVPVSQWRTWRTWSLEITKTSVATKQIGGKSNAILDTGTSLVLVPQQTYHNLLNTLSAKLQNGYFVVTCRSEPLPNINILIGDMVFPLTPSSYLMEVILDRKPVCVLAIAPINRGFWVLGDIFLRRYYAVFDATERRIGLAQAK, encoded by the coding sequence ATGCTTCGAGTTTGGTTTTTCTTGCTCGCGGGTCTAAGTTTAGTCTTTGCGACTAGAAAAATTCTAAGGGTACCGCTTTATGTTAGGAGGAGCTTCAATGGAAGTGAAGTCTTCCTGGCGAAAAATTCAACCAAAGGAAGTGAAACACTTCAGCTGCTGCTACAATCGCACAACAATATGGAATATTATGGGACCATATCTATGGGAAACCCTAGGCAAAACTTTAGTGTGATCTTCGACACAGGATCTTCGAACACGTGGTTACCCTCTGTGAACTGCCCGATGAGTAATTCAGCTTGTCAAAATCACCGCAAGTATAACTCTTCCGGATCAAGTAGTTATATTCCTGATGGCAGAAACTTCACCCTGCGATATGGATCGGGAAGGGTGGTGGGTTATCTATCAAAGGACACCATGCACATTGCTGGAGCTGAGTTACCCTCCCTCACATTCGGAGAAAGTCTATTCCTTCAACACTTTGCCTTTAGTGCCGTAAAATTTGATGGACTAGTGGGCTTGGGTCTCGGAGTTTTGTCCTGGACCAATACGACACCCTTTTTGGAACTCCTGTGCGCCAACCGATTGGTTGAGAAATGTGTATTTTCGGTTTACCTCCGTCGAGATCCGAGGGAGATAGTCTTCGGCGGTTTTGACGAAACCAAATTTGAAGGAAAACTGCATTATGTGCCAGTCAGCCAATGGCGTACTTGGCGTACTTGGAGTCTTGAAATAACCAAAACTTCAGTGGCAACTAAGCAAATTGGCGGTAAAAGTAATGCCATCTTGGACACGGGAACATCACTGGTTCTTGTGCCCCAACAAACATACCATAACCTGTTGAACACCTTATCAGCTAAGCTACAAAATGGTTATTTTGTGGTGACATGCAGAAGTGAACCCCTGccaaatattaatattctcATCGGAGACATGGTATTTCCCCTAACACCCAGCAGTTATTTAATGGAAGTTATATTGGATCGTAAACCAGTTTGTGTGTTGGCCATTGCTCCCATTAACAGGGGATTTTGGGTACTGGGCGATATCTTTCTCCGCCGATACTATGCGGTTTTCGATGCCACAGAAAGGAGGATCGGATTGGCCCAAGCTAAGTGA
- the LOC122621241 gene encoding uncharacterized protein LOC122621241 isoform X1, with the protein MPAVWVWVWMLLAVMNLTLGQFIGDHADNEVSQQVPEYYRGAPPKSRRSSCAIRCMLFPADYTLIKWSPVFIIPNMFVNLPLLFVILGGIIHLNEAQTTDCSNTCMFRARCTPYHKDLVWSVVDRVCRVFQNGCIFANENCMRANRCLPPMVATTKEECTKEIFCPRWCSRGAPPVCAWFPYTDSNGNTGGRDMTFGSRCLLDMYACRHAEAYVNEPRIGSCT; encoded by the exons ATGCCtgctgtgtgggtgtgggtgtggatgctCTTGGCGGTCATGAATCTGACACTCGGTCAGTTCATTGGAGACCATGCAGATAATGAGGTATCGCAACAAGTTCCAGAATACTACAGGGGGGCCCCGCCGAAATCCCGCAGATCGTCAT GTGCCATAAGATGTATGTTATTCCCAGCTGATTATACATTGATTAAATGG TCGCCCGTGTTCATCATTCCCAACATGTTCGTCAACCTCCCCTTACTTTTCGTTATTCTTGGTGGTATTATTCATCTCAATGAAGCTCAGACAACAGATTGCTCGAATACGTGTATGTTTCGAGCAAGATGCACTCCCTACCATAAGGATCTGGTCTGGTCAGTAGTGGATCGCGTTTGTCGCGTCTTTCAGAACGGTTGCATCTTTGCCAATGAAAATTGTATGAGAGCCAATCGCTGCTTGCCAC CCATGGTAGCCACTACAAAGGAGGAGTGTACGAAGGAGATCTTCTGTCCAAGGTGGTGTTCTCGAGGAGCACCGCCGGTCTGTGCATGGTTTCCCTATACAGACAGTAATGGGAATACCGGCGGTCGAGACATGACATTCGGAAGTCGCTGTCTACTAGATATGTACGCCTGCCGTCATGCAGAAG CCTATGTCAACGAACCACGGATTGGATCATGCACATAA
- the LOC122621872 gene encoding lysosomal aspartic protease — protein sequence MRCRILVLCAIICLFVILTEARQRKAKHSADRRSLAVRNGHRNQRSSARQGRRLAARSGKQKKRRLNAAKKNRRRRNLARKSNRKTKAKTESNAKKGSSYAVLPLDFQQNFVRTTDNLRSEKAFLASRYGFSFAKTSGTATLKNTANMEYTCKMNIGTPKQKFTVLPDTGSSNIWVPGPHCKSKACKKHKQYHPAKSSTYVKNGKSFAITYGSGSVAGVLAKDTVRIAGLAVTNQTFAMTTKEPGTTFVTSNFDGILGLGYRSISVDNVKTLVENMCSEDVITSCKFAICMKGGGSSSRGGALIFGSSNTSAYSGSNSYTYTPVTKKGYWQFTLQDIYVGSTKVSGSVQAIVDSGTSLITAPTAIYNKINKVIGCTATSSGECWMKCAKKIPDFTFVIAGKKFVVKGNKMKVKVKTNRGKTVCISAVSEVPDEPVILGDAFIRHFCTVFDLANNRIGFAATTYST from the coding sequence ATGCGGTGCAGGATTTTGGTACTGTGTGCAATAATTTGCCTCTTTGTAATTTTGACCGAGGCCAGACAGAGAAAGGCTAAACATTCCGCTGACAGAAGATCATTGGCAGTGAGAAATGGACACAGGAACCAGCGGAGTAGTGCTCGTCAAGGAAGAAGATTGGCTGCCCGATCTGGGAAACAAAAGAAACGCAGATTAAATGCGGCCAAGAAAAACAGGAGGAGACGTAACTTGGCTAGAAAGTCAAATCGGAAAACTAAGGCCAAAACTGAGTCAAACGCCAAAAAGGGTTCAAGTTACGCTGTTTTACCATTGGATTTCCAACAGAATTTCGTGCGAACCACCGACAACCTGCGATCGGAGAAGGCCTTTTTGGCCAGTCGATATGGCTTTAGTTTTGCCAAGACTTCTGGGACTGCCACTTTGAAAAACACGGCCAATATGGAGTACACCTGCAAAATGAATATTGGTACACCCAAGCAGAAGTTCACAGTGCTTCCGGACACTGGAAGCTCGAATATTTGGGTGCCAGGACCGCATTGCAAGAGTAAGGCGTGCAAGAAGCACAAACAATACCATCCGGCCAAGTCTAGTACCTATGTTAAGAATGGCAAGTCGTTTGCCATCACCTATGGTTCAGGTAGTGTGGCTGGAGTTCTGGCCAAGGACACGGTGAGAATTGCTGGGCTGGCTGTCACCAATCAGACTTTCGCCATGACTACCAAGGAACCGGGAACTACATTCGTGACATCCAATTTCGATGGCATACTAGGACTGGGATATCGATCCATATCGGTAGACAATGTCAAGACCCTGGTGGAGAACATGTGTTCGGAGGACGTGATCACCAGTTGCAAGTTCGCCATTTGCATGAAGGGTGGCGGCAGCTCCTCGCGAGGCGGTGCCCTAATCTTCGGCAGCTCCAACACCAGTGCGTATAGCGGATCCAACAGCTACACTTACACTCCGGTAACGAAGAAGGGGTACTGGCAGTTCACACTGCAGGACATTTACGTGGGCAGCACCAAAGTGAGTGGTTCTGTGCAGGCCATCGTGGATTCGGGAACTTCCCTGATCACAGCTCCGACGGCCATCTACAACAAGATCAACAAGGTCATTGGATGCACCGCTACCTCCAGCGGAGAGTGTTGGATGAAGTGCGCCAAGAAAATACCCGACTTCACCTTTGTCATTGCGGGCAAGAAGTTCGTCGTCAAGGGAAACAAGATGAAGGTAAAGGTGAAAACCAACAGAGGCAAGACAGTCTGCATATCGGCGGTATCTGAAGTTCCCGACGAACCAGTGATCCTGGGCGATGCCTTTATCCGGCATTTTTGCACGGTATTCGACTTGGCCAACAATCGCATCGGATTCGCCGCCACTACGTATTCCACTTAG
- the LOC122621810 gene encoding uncharacterized protein LOC122621810 isoform X1, which yields MQIVCTLGNKLLLICVLLGIFTIVGGQLFTLSVVPKKCHDVCPMGYRVVCALDVLDGCLRTFASSCVMRMYNCKYQKDYRIIAKRACEFISNDELLGMDI from the exons atgcaaattgtatgCACGCTGGGCAACAAACTACTTCTCATTTGTGTGCTTCTAGGGATCTTCACAATAGTTGGCGGCCAGCTTTTTACCTTGAGTG TAGTTCCCAAAAAGTGCCATGATGTGTGTCCAATGGGATACCGGGTTGTTTGTGCCCTGGACGTCCTTGATGGCTGCCTAAGAACGTTTGCCAGCAGTTGTGTGATGCGAATGTACAACTGCAAGTACCAGAAGG ATTATCGCATAATAGCGAAGAGGGCCTGTGAATTTATCAGCAACGACGAACTTCTAGGGATGGACATCTAG
- the LOC122621214 gene encoding uncharacterized protein LOC122621214 isoform X2 — translation MQSCHSLLLALILALLSLSPSSGYSQRRDERIVREYKRQQELNHAKIARDLVHRANWAALGSLSTNEKVKGYPMVNIISIDDSDASNSSTGRIRFLLTDLDFTGPDWQADNKVTFMFSDEQTLRCKDGGKDPMEPTCARSMISGQVKKPTISTFANWKSAISLFWTSMEVLTK, via the exons ATGCAATCCTGCCATTCCCTACTATTGGCCCTGATTTTAGCCCTCCTGAGCTTGAGCCCCTCTTCCGGTTACTCCCAACGAAGAGATGAACGTATTGTTAGAGAATACAAGCGACAACAGGAGCTAAATCACGCCAAGATCGCCAGGGATTTGGTCCATCGCGCCAATTGGGCGGCTTTGGGAAGTCTCTCCACCAACGAAAAGGTGAAGGGGTATCCCATGGTCAACATTATCTCCATAGATGACAGCGATGCTAGCAACAGTTCCACTGGACGGATTCGATTCCTGCTAACCGATTTGGACTTCACTGGTCCCGACTGGCAGGCGGACAACAAGGTGACATTCATGTTCAGTGATGAGCAGACCCTTAGGTGCAAGGATGGCGGAAAGGATCCCATGGAGCCTACATGTGCCCGCTCCATGATCAGTGGACAGGTCAAGAAG CCCACAATTTCTACCTTTGCGAACTGGAAATCAGCAATATCTTTGTTCTGGACTTCTATGGAGGTCCTCACAAAGTAA
- the LOC122621213 gene encoding protein phosphatase 1 regulatory subunit 7 produces the protein MGDADRAMNEPEAAKTVAGIQVIPAEDVASIEEVITIDPDCYELDLNHRRIEKLENFEPLTRIERLFLRWNLIKKIENLSSLKTLIELELYDNQITKIENLEDLTELEVLDISFNRLTKIENLDKLVKLEKVYFVSNRITQIENLGMLTNLTMLELGDNKLKKIENIEMLVNLRQLFLGKNKIAKIENLDALVNLEILSLQANRIVKIENLEKLANLRELYVSENGVETIENLSENTKLETLDLAKNRLKGIANLEKLEHLEELWLNHNGVDDWKNIELLKVNKALQTIYLEYNPLAKDVRYRSKLRDILPQLQKIDATLCKVPGS, from the coding sequence ATGGGCGATGCTGACCGTGCGATGAACGAACCAGAAGCCGCCAAAACGGTGGCGGGAATCCAGGTGATTCCCGCCGAGGATGTGGCCTCCATTGAGGAGGTAATCACCATCGATCCGGACTGCTATGAGCTTGATCTGAATCATCGCCGGATCGAGAAGCTGGAGAACTTCGAGCCGCTCACGCGAATTGAACGTCTGTTTCTGCGCTGGAATCTGATCAAGAAGATCGAGAACTTGTCCTCCCTGAAAACACTAATTGAGCTGGAGCTGTACGACAACCAGATCACCAAGATTGAGAACTTGGAGGATTTAACCGAACTCGAGGTGCTGGACATCAGCTTTAATCGTCTTACGAAGATAGAGAACCTGGACAAGTTGGTCAAGCTGGAGAAGGTCTACTTCGTGTCGAATCGGATAACCCAAATCGAGAACCTAGGGATGCTCACCAATCTTACCATGCTGGAGCTCGGGGACAACAAACTGAAGAAGATCGAGAACATCGAAATGCTGGTGAACCTACGACAGCTCTTCCTGGGCAAAAACAAGATAGCAAAGATTGAGAACTTAGACGCACTGGTGAATTTGGAGATCCTCAGTCTGCAGGCCAACCGCATTGTAAAAATCGAGAACTTAGAAAAGCTTGCCAACCTCCGCGAACTTTACGTATCGGAAAACGGAGTGGAAACCATTGAAAACCTCTCTGAGAACACCAAATTGGAGACCCTCGACTTGGCCAAGAACCGGTTGAAGGGCATTGCCAATCTTGAGAAGCTGGAACATCTCGAGGAGCTATGGCTAAACCACAACGGAGTCGATGACTGGAAGAACATCGAGCTGCTGAAGGTGAACAAGGCGCTGCAGACCATCTACCTGGAATACAATCCGCTGGCCAAGGATGTTCGCTACCGCTCCAAACTGCGAGACATCCTGCCGCAGCTGCAGAAAATTGATGCCACCCTGTGCAAGGTGCCCGGTTCCTAG
- the LOC122621214 gene encoding protein CREG1 isoform X1 encodes MQSCHSLLLALILALLSLSPSSGYSQRRDERIVREYKRQQELNHAKIARDLVHRANWAALGSLSTNEKVKGYPMVNIISIDDSDASNSSTGRIRFLLTDLDFTGPDWQADNKVTFMFSDEQTLRCKDGGKDPMEPTCARSMISGQVKKMDPSDRSYQPSLDAYVKRHPAAINWVKAHNFYLCELEISNIFVLDFYGGPHKVSASDYYAVSN; translated from the exons ATGCAATCCTGCCATTCCCTACTATTGGCCCTGATTTTAGCCCTCCTGAGCTTGAGCCCCTCTTCCGGTTACTCCCAACGAAGAGATGAACGTATTGTTAGAGAATACAAGCGACAACAGGAGCTAAATCACGCCAAGATCGCCAGGGATTTGGTCCATCGCGCCAATTGGGCGGCTTTGGGAAGTCTCTCCACCAACGAAAAGGTGAAGGGGTATCCCATGGTCAACATTATCTCCATAGATGACAGCGATGCTAGCAACAGTTCCACTGGACGGATTCGATTCCTGCTAACCGATTTGGACTTCACTGGTCCCGACTGGCAGGCGGACAACAAGGTGACATTCATGTTCAGTGATGAGCAGACCCTTAGGTGCAAGGATGGCGGAAAGGATCCCATGGAGCCTACATGTGCCCGCTCCATGATCAGTGGACAGGTCAAGAAG ATGGATCCTAGCGACAGAAGCTATCAGCCATCGTTAGATGCCTATGTGAAACGTCATCCAGCTGCCATCAATTGGGTAAAAG CCCACAATTTCTACCTTTGCGAACTGGAAATCAGCAATATCTTTGTTCTGGACTTCTATGGAGGTCCTCACAAAGTAAGCGCGTCTGACTACTACGCTGTTTCGAATTGA
- the LOC122621810 gene encoding uncharacterized protein LOC122621810 isoform X2 → MQIVCTLGNKLLLICVLLGIFTIVGGQLFTLSVPKKCHDVCPMGYRVVCALDVLDGCLRTFASSCVMRMYNCKYQKDYRIIAKRACEFISNDELLGMDI, encoded by the exons atgcaaattgtatgCACGCTGGGCAACAAACTACTTCTCATTTGTGTGCTTCTAGGGATCTTCACAATAGTTGGCGGCCAGCTTTTTACCTTGAGTG TTCCCAAAAAGTGCCATGATGTGTGTCCAATGGGATACCGGGTTGTTTGTGCCCTGGACGTCCTTGATGGCTGCCTAAGAACGTTTGCCAGCAGTTGTGTGATGCGAATGTACAACTGCAAGTACCAGAAGG ATTATCGCATAATAGCGAAGAGGGCCTGTGAATTTATCAGCAACGACGAACTTCTAGGGATGGACATCTAG
- the LOC122621850 gene encoding uncharacterized protein LOC122621850 — MKFIILVVFLAFLRLAESQNCNNNCLRNEINYLCGKTVRNGREIRCTYKNPCEMDLHACQKREEWRKDTTGRCTRDSEECRR, encoded by the exons ATGAAGTTCATCATCCTGGTcgtttttttggcttttcttcGACTAGCGGAATCACAAAACTGTAACAATAATTGCCTGAGAAACGAAATTAATTACCTTTGCGGGAAAACTGTGAGGAATGGCAGGGAAATTCGCTGTACCTATAAGAATCCCTGCGAAATGGATCTGCATGCATGCCAAAAACGGGAAG AGTGGAGAAAAGATACAACAGGTCGATGCACACGCGACTCAGAGGAGTGCAGACGGTAG
- the LOC122621212 gene encoding leucine-rich repeat protein soc-2 homolog has translation MNLCSSGATASTTSLSSTGQAERSGGVPGGGAEGGGGDGGSGISGGGGKTNDGSAEAPTLCFAGGSGTAGAIVGSAELSNANSPANGAGGASGSTGSGQQPTGSNGHSHLHNENNANMPPETRPKMVTVKHPESNKPKPTTKKSKPIQADQDVIKALQRCRDEGIKRLDLSKSSITVIPSTVKECVHLTELYLYSNKIGQLPPEIGCLVSLRNLALNENSLTSLPESLQNCSQLKVLDLRHNKLAEIPPVIYRLRSLTTLYLRFNRITSVADDLRQLVNLTMLSLRENKIRELGSAIGALVNLTTLDVSHNHLEHLPEDIGNCVNLSALDLQHNELLDIPDSIGNLKSLVRLGMRYNRLSSVPATLKNCKSMDEFNVEGNGITQLPDGMLASLSGLTTITLSRNQFASYPTGGPAQFTNVYSINLEHNRIDKIPYGIFSRAKGLTKLNMKENMLTALPLDIGTWVNMVELNLATNALQKLPDDIMNLQNLEILILSNNMLKKIPNTIGNLRRLRILDLEENRIEVLPHEIGLLHELQRLILQTNQITMLPRSIGHLGNLTHLSVSENNLQFLPEEIGSLESLENLYINQNPGLEKLPFELALCQNLKYLNIDKCPLSTIPPEIQAGGPSLVLQWLKMHSPYRQM, from the exons ATGAACTTGTGTTCCTCGGGCGCAACGGCATCGACCACATCGTTATCGTCCACGGGCCAGGCGGAGAGGAGCGGCGGAGtaccaggaggaggagcagaaggcgGCGGAGGAGACGGAGGTAGCGGTatcagcggcggcggcggcaaaacCAACGACGGATCCGCAGAGGCCCCAACACTCTGCTTCGCGGGGGGATCGGGCACAGCAGGTGCAATCGTCGGATCGGCGGAGCTGTCCAACGCCAACAGCCCAGCAAacggagcaggaggagcaagTGGGTCAACCGGCAGTGGACAACAGCCGACTGGCAGCAACGGACACAGCCACCTTCACAACGAAAACAACGCAAACATGCCGCCCGAAACGCGTCCCAAAATGGTGACCGTCAAGCATCCGGAGTCCAACAAGCCCAAGCCCACCACCAAGAAGAGCAAGCCCATCCAGGCCGACCAGGATGTCATCAAGGCGCTGCAGCGGTGCCGCGATGAAG GCATCAAGCGCTTGGACTTGAGCAAATCTTCGATCACGGTGATCCCCAGCACGGTGAAGGAGTGCGTCCATCTCACGGAACTTTATCTGTACAGCAATAAGATCGGCCAACTTCCGCCGGAAATCGGCTGTCTGGTGAGCTTACGTAACCTTGCGCTCAACGAGAACTCGCTGACCTCGCTGCCGGAGTCCCTGCAAAACTGCAGCCAACTAAAGGTGCTAGATCTGCGGCACAATAAGCTCGCGGAGATTCCGCCCGTGATTTACCGTTTGCGCAGCCTGACCACTCTTTACCTGCGCTTCAATCGAATCACCTCCGTGGCAGATGATCTGCGCCAGCTGGTCAACCTGACGATGCTGAGTCTGCGGGAGAACAAGATCCGGGAGTTGGGCAGCGCTATCGGTGCGCTGGTCAACCTCACCACGCTGGACGTGTCGCATAACCATCTGGAACACCTGCCCGAGGACATCGGAAACTGTGTAAACCTCAGCGCTCTGGACCTGCAGCACAACGAACTGCTGGACATACCCGATAGTATTGGGAATCTGAAATCCCTGGTGCGGCTGGGCATGAGATACAATCGATTAAGTAGCGTGCCGGCCACTTTGAAAAACTGCAAGAGCATGGACGAGTTTAATGTGGAGGGAAATGGCATAACCCAGTTGCCAGACGGCATGCTGGCCAGCTTGAGCGGCTTAACCACCATTACTCTTTCGAGGAATCAGTTTGCCAGTTATCCAACCGGCGGCCCAGCGCAGTTCACCAATGTATATAGCATTAATTTGGAGCACAATCGGATCGATAAGATCCCCTATGGGATCTTTTCGAGGGCCAAGGGTCTCACCAAGTTGAACATGAAGGAGAACATGCTGACGGCTTTACCTTTAGACATTGGCACCTGGGTAAACATGGTGGAGCTGAATCTGGCCACAAATGCGCTACAGAAACTGCCCGATGATATCATGAACCTGCAAAACCTTGAGATACTCATCCTGTCAAACAACATGCTCAAGAAGATTCCGAATACAATTGGAAATTTGCGAAGGTTAAGGATACTAGACCTCGAGGAGAACCGCATTGAGGTGCTGCCGCACGAGATTGGATTGCTGCACGAGCTCCAACGTTTAATCCTGCAAACCAATCAAATCACCATGCTGCCGCGTAGCATCGGCCACCTGGGCAACCTGACTCACCTGTCTGTAAGCGAGAATAACCTGCAGTTTCTGCCCGAGGAGATTGGTTCGCTAGAGAGTCTTGAGAATCTGTACATCAACCAGAATCCCGGTTTGGAGAAGCTGCCATTTGAACTGGCTTTGTGTCAAAAtctaaaatatctaaacattgACAAGTGCCCGCTGAGCACTATTCCTCCAGAAATCCAAGCTGGCGGGCCATCGCTGGTGCTGCAGTGGCTCAAGATGCACTCGCCGTACCGCCAGATGTGA